Proteins from one Mus pahari chromosome 18, PAHARI_EIJ_v1.1, whole genome shotgun sequence genomic window:
- the LOC110335358 gene encoding uncharacterized protein LOC110335358, which produces MSLGKMENEFEVRKPQLYKGLRWKTQTQGIPHSHSPGNELCPSTEHHASKVCLCGCSLRTKAVLHPRPDPVPLLLSRVPSSLPSKRKTLVPRETVFPAQLSHHSPKEKAEGKSQLLSWRDPVPLRQLVPMSVWPKGFIHPLPKPLPGQALSTFIYVEGVHIPRAVSPVTSLMEDNKSSMPPLLK; this is translated from the coding sequence GAAACCCCAACTCTACAAGGGATTGAGGTGGAAGACCCagacccagggcatcccgcactCCCACTCACCTGGGAATGAGCTCTGCCCCTCCACGGAGCACCACGCTTCAAAGGTCTGCCTGTGTGGGTGCAGCTTGCGGACAAAAGCGGTCCTCCACCCCAGGCCGGATCCagtccctcttctgctctctcgGGTGCCGTCCAGCTTGCCCTCAAAGAGGAAGACACTAGTTCCCAGGGAGACAGTCTTTCCCGCTCAGCTCTCCCACCACTCTCCGAAGGAAAAAGCCGAGGGCAAGTCCCAGCTGTTATCTTGGCGAGATCCGGTACCTCTGCGCCAGCTGGTGCCTATGAGCGTGTGGCCCAAGGGCTTTATTCATCCACTCCCCAAACCTTTGCCAGGGCAAGCTCTGAGCACCTTTATCTATGTTGAAGGGGTTCACATCCCCAGGGCAGTGTCTCCGGTGACCTCACTGATGGAAGATAACAAGTCTTCTATGCCACCTTTACTGAAATGA